One Glycine max cultivar Williams 82 chromosome 6, Glycine_max_v4.0, whole genome shotgun sequence DNA segment encodes these proteins:
- the LOC100804395 gene encoding O-acyltransferase WSD1 isoform X1, with translation MDQQFYEEVQEPVSPPGQYFNSSVICSYVFGFLEMAVPIDDSQTIPLLKDVFLPINPRFSSIMVRDQDGRMKWKRVQVKPEEHVKVPKFPECNSPELYDQYFGDYVTRILTERTPQNKPLWEIHIINYPTSNAAGTLIFKLHHALGDGYSLMGALLSCLQRSDDPSLPLTFPSRTSSNSQQAKKSMFKKLPSFISSFFNSMSDFGSSLIKTRMIVDDKTPLRSGYEGTVSMPFTLSHISLYIDNIKAIKSKLGVTINDVITGLIFYGIRLYMQEIDRMARKANSTCVVMLNTRNVRGYQSVKEMQKSKVKGLWGNKISFLQVPIPKLGQSKISNPLEFIWNARKQIKKKRRSFSVYLIGLLLDLEMKIRGPEAVAKIIYKTLRNSSVVISNLFGPMEQMTLANHPISGLYFTMTGGPENVDITIMSYVKVIRITLRTLKGFVDEQKFKFCIEKAYDVMFKAAMEISETPNKN, from the exons ATGGACCAACAATTCTATGAAGAGGTTCAAGAGCCAGTGAGTCCTCCTGGACAATATTTCAACAGTTCGGTGATATGTTCCtatgtttttggctttcttGAGATGGCAGTTCCAATTGATGACTCACAGACTATACCTTTGCTTAAAGATGTCTTCCTCCCTATCAACCCACGTTTCTCTTCTATTATG GTGAGAGACCAAGATGGtagaatgaaatggaaaagggTACAAGTGAAGCCTGAAGAGCATGTAAAGGTTCCCAAATTTCCTGAATGCAATTCACCTGAATTATATGACCAATATTTTGGTGACTACGTGACAAGGATTCTAACTGAACGGACACCTCAAAACAAACCACTATGGGAAAtccatattattaattatccaACAAGCAATGCTGCAGGCACATTAATTTTCAAGCTTCATCATGCGCTTGGAGATGGTTATTCTCTCATGGGTGCTCTTCTTTCTTGTCTTCAAAGAAGTGATGATCCTTCTCTTCCACTAACTTTTCCTTCAAGAACATCATCAAATTCACAGCAAGCAAAGAAAAGCATGTTTAAGAAGTTACCTTCATTTATATCCTCCTTTTTTAACTCCATGTCAGATTTTGGATCTAGCTTAATAAAGACAAGAATGATTGTAGATGACAAAACACCCTTAAGGTCTGGATATGAAGGAACTGTGTCTATGCCTTTCACCTTGTCACACATATCTTTATATATTGACAATATCAAAGCAATCAAGTCCAAGCTTGGAGTG ACAATAAATGATGTGATTACTGGCTTGATTTTCTATGGGATTCGATTGTACATGCAAGAGATTGACCGCATGGCTAGAAAAGCAAATTCCACATGTGTGGTAATGCTTAACACAAGAAATGTTAGAGGGTACCAATCAGTGAAGGAGATGCAAAAATCAAAAGTCAAAGGTCTTTGGGGGAATAAAATTTCTTTCTTACAAGTACCAATTCCAAAGCTAGGCCAATCCAAAATCTCCAACCCTCTTGAGTTTATTTGGAATGCTCGTAAACAAATCAAGAAGAAGAGACGTTCTTTCAGTGTTTATCTCATAGGTCTGCTCTTGGATTTGGAGATGAAAATAAGAGGCCCTGAG GCTGTTGCTAAAATCATCTACAAGACTCTGCGAAACTCTAGTGTTGTTATATCCAACCTTTTTGGGCCAATGGAACAAATGACTTTGGCAAATCATCCAATAAGTGGTCTGTATTTCACCATGACTGGTGGACCTGAG AATGTAGACATAACAATTATGAGCTATGTGAAAGTAATAAGAATCACCTTGAGAACACTAAAGGGATTCGTTGATGAACAGAAATTCAAGTTTTGCATAGAGAAAGCCTATGATGTCATGTTCAAAGCTGCTATGGAGATCTCTGAGACacccaacaaaaattaa
- the LOC100804395 gene encoding O-acyltransferase WSD1 isoform X2, whose product MDQQFYEEVQEPVSPPGQYFNSSVICSYVFGFLEMAVPIDDSQTIPLLKDVFLPINPRFSSIMVRDQDGRMKWKRVQVKPEEHVKVPKFPECNSPELYDQYFGDYVTRILTERTPQNKPLWEIHIINYPTSNAAGTLIFKLHHALGDGYSLMGALLSCLQRNFGSSLIKTRMIVDDKTPLRSGYEGTVSMPFTLSHISLYIDNIKAIKSKLGVTINDVITGLIFYGIRLYMQEIDRMARKANSTCVVMLNTRNVRGYQSVKEMQKSKVKGLWGNKISFLQVPIPKLGQSKISNPLEFIWNARKQIKKKRRSFSVYLIGLLLDLEMKIRGPEAVAKIIYKTLRNSSVVISNLFGPMEQMTLANHPISGLYFTMTGGPENVDITIMSYVKVIRITLRTLKGFVDEQKFKFCIEKAYDVMFKAAMEISETPNKN is encoded by the exons ATGGACCAACAATTCTATGAAGAGGTTCAAGAGCCAGTGAGTCCTCCTGGACAATATTTCAACAGTTCGGTGATATGTTCCtatgtttttggctttcttGAGATGGCAGTTCCAATTGATGACTCACAGACTATACCTTTGCTTAAAGATGTCTTCCTCCCTATCAACCCACGTTTCTCTTCTATTATG GTGAGAGACCAAGATGGtagaatgaaatggaaaagggTACAAGTGAAGCCTGAAGAGCATGTAAAGGTTCCCAAATTTCCTGAATGCAATTCACCTGAATTATATGACCAATATTTTGGTGACTACGTGACAAGGATTCTAACTGAACGGACACCTCAAAACAAACCACTATGGGAAAtccatattattaattatccaACAAGCAATGCTGCAGGCACATTAATTTTCAAGCTTCATCATGCGCTTGGAGATGGTTATTCTCTCATGGGTGCTCTTCTTTCTTGTCTTCAAAGAA ATTTTGGATCTAGCTTAATAAAGACAAGAATGATTGTAGATGACAAAACACCCTTAAGGTCTGGATATGAAGGAACTGTGTCTATGCCTTTCACCTTGTCACACATATCTTTATATATTGACAATATCAAAGCAATCAAGTCCAAGCTTGGAGTG ACAATAAATGATGTGATTACTGGCTTGATTTTCTATGGGATTCGATTGTACATGCAAGAGATTGACCGCATGGCTAGAAAAGCAAATTCCACATGTGTGGTAATGCTTAACACAAGAAATGTTAGAGGGTACCAATCAGTGAAGGAGATGCAAAAATCAAAAGTCAAAGGTCTTTGGGGGAATAAAATTTCTTTCTTACAAGTACCAATTCCAAAGCTAGGCCAATCCAAAATCTCCAACCCTCTTGAGTTTATTTGGAATGCTCGTAAACAAATCAAGAAGAAGAGACGTTCTTTCAGTGTTTATCTCATAGGTCTGCTCTTGGATTTGGAGATGAAAATAAGAGGCCCTGAG GCTGTTGCTAAAATCATCTACAAGACTCTGCGAAACTCTAGTGTTGTTATATCCAACCTTTTTGGGCCAATGGAACAAATGACTTTGGCAAATCATCCAATAAGTGGTCTGTATTTCACCATGACTGGTGGACCTGAG AATGTAGACATAACAATTATGAGCTATGTGAAAGTAATAAGAATCACCTTGAGAACACTAAAGGGATTCGTTGATGAACAGAAATTCAAGTTTTGCATAGAGAAAGCCTATGATGTCATGTTCAAAGCTGCTATGGAGATCTCTGAGACacccaacaaaaattaa